The Puntigrus tetrazona isolate hp1 chromosome 16, ASM1883169v1, whole genome shotgun sequence genome includes a region encoding these proteins:
- the LOC122359904 gene encoding proteasome subunit alpha type-2-like, translating into MAERGYSFSLTTFSPSGKLVQIEYALAAVAAGAPSVGIKASNGVVLATEKKQKSILYDEQSVHKVEPITKHIGMVYSGMGPDYRVLVRRARKLAQQYFLVYQEPIPTGQLVQRVASVMQEYTQSGGVRPFGVSLLIAGWDEDRPYLFQSDPSGAYFAWKATAMGKNYVNGKTFLEKRYNEDLELEDAIHTAILTLKESFEGQMTEDNIEVGICNEAGFRRLTPAEVKDYLAAIA; encoded by the exons ATGGCAGAAAGAGGGTACAGTTTCTCCCTCACCACTTTCAG CCCTTCAGGGAAGTTGGTCCAGATTGAGTATGCTCTGGCAGCTGTAGCAGCTGGTGCTCCTTCAGTTGGAATAAAAG CTTCAAATGGGGTTGTTCTTGCTACGGAAAAGAAGCAGAAATCAATATTGTATGATGAGCAAAGTGTTCACAAAGTAGAACCCATAACCAAACACATTGGTATGGTCTACAGTGGCATGGGTCCAGACTACAG GGTTCTGGTGAGAAGGGCACGGAAACTGGCTCAGCAGTACTTTCTGGTCTATCAGGAGCCTATTCCTACAGGCCAGCTTGTTCAGAGAGTGGCTTCTGTTATGCAGGAGTATACGCAATCGGG GGGTGTTCGGCCGTTCGGTGTGTCACTCCTGATTGCTGGCTGGGATGAAGACCGTCCATACCTTTTCCAGTCAGACCCCTCG GGAGCGTACTTTGCATGGAAAGCTACCGCGATGGGGAAGAACTATGTGAATGGAAAAACATTCCTTGAAAAAAG ATACAATGAGGATCTGGAACTGGAAGATGCAATTCACACTGCTATTCTGACTCTTAAG GAAAGCTTTGAAGGTCAAATGACCGAGGACAACATTGAGGTGGGAATCTGCAATGAAGCAGGATTTAGGCGACTGACTCCAGCGGAGGTGAAAGACTATCTAGCCGCCATTGCTTAA
- the LOC122361002 gene encoding ATPase family AAA domain-containing protein 2-like, producing the protein MVMLRSNGDMDSSSEFLSLNPPQRKSARLKKAHDDSLTSAEDSPANGFLTVKEENNMRSRAQRGRHMVTFADMNGQTSKSPPKDEKSGRHLRKSPRLQAEGERSADEHTDDMESTPTSRNLRARIQRQEEDSAVRRSSRITRYKLDTRKQSVLYDRLITNTAEAVLQKMDDMQKMRRRLRSRDSEEENLRIYSGTKRKRITKPSVRGQEESSDNQENEYSDQEEEEEEEEDGEGEEEENDEGDEEDEDEDEEDNGKRYEFRQRKAVVRYQAPLDEPKKQSIFFKRHSTPIRRRYTFSTSSPRSLYNNRRGTSCSRNEVDGRRHAIHSSDSTSSSSSDEEKFERRRSKSRSRSINRCLPMNLRKEDLLGNHKDRIKIGASLADVDPMQIDQTVRFDSIGGLGKHISALKEMVVFPLLYPEVFEKFKIQPPRGCLFYGPPGTGKTLVARALANECSQGERKVSFFMRKGADCLSKWVGESERQLRLLFDQVAHMRPSIIFFDEIDGIAPVRSSRQDQIHSSIVSTLLALMDGLDSRGEVVVIGATNRLDSIDPALRRPGRFDREFLFSLPDREARKDILKIHTRQWEPQLSEVFLEELADKCVGYCGADIKAVCSEAALCALRRRYPQIYTSSQKLLLDVESISVSGRDFLSAMRKIVPASQRAVASPAKALTSVIEPLLSSALNNAMEMLQRLFPHVEQGLKKKRDAEGVSGILDDILHSEDEGSSVCITNKAQKNTGPSASALHLSRSALQQPTSFRPRLLLCGTLGSGQTSHLAPAILHTLEKFTVYTLDVAVLYGVSSATPEEACAQVFCEARRTVPSILYIPHIQRWWDTVSSTLKATFISLLQDIPSFCPCLLLATCSFPHHTLYPEVQDLFHVEYGEVFHVPLPSRGERLQFFEDLILNQASKPPASKRDAVLQALEVLPMAPPPPPRQLSEQEMQKLEEQEEDTLRELRLFLRDVTNRLAQDKRFKAFTKPVDTEEVPDYTTVIKQPMDLSTVLSKIDLHKYETVAAYLQDVDLIWQNALEYNPDRDPSDRLIRHRACALKDTVHAIIRDELDEDFEKICVEIKESRIRRAFQTTPQPPVTPSAVATRKLVGEEAGLSSSQGDGVDKHCSNNIKRKLRRRPIWGRGIIRKKKIYKKEEAEEDDEPEEEEGADDSAAMVQVDACLTQDESSCDAMELHPDKQPLQANGHVLSTEEENSSEPTATQDPQGEKETMKALSEEASSSKEAATVPAPQECLNGNESMDSVYSEALDKETEVDSINKDALEEEHKEPSASECNAEENVTAVEGTASDGDHETEGRKKSDEMAVGLEETVELPPPPALVVDHQRLKALLDKVVVKSDGFSVDHLERVYSVLSQCIYQHRRDYDKTRLIEVE; encoded by the exons ATGGTGATGTTACGCAGTAACGGTGATATGGACTCCAGCTCGGAGTTTCTCTCTCTGAACCCGCCTCAGAGAAAGTCCGCGCGGCTGAAAAAGGCCCACGATGACAGTTTAACAAGCGCCGAGGACAGTCCGGCTAAT gGATTTTTGACTGTAAAGGAGGAAAACAACATGAGGAGCAGAGCTCAAAGAGGAAGACATATGGTAACATTTGCTGATATGAATGGACAAACAAGCAAATCTCCtccaaaagatgaaaaaagtgGGAGGCATTTAAG aAAATCTCCGAGACTTCaggcagagggagagagatCGGCAGATGAGCACACAG atgaCATGGAGTCAACTCCCACTTCTCGAAACCTCCGTGCTCGGATTCAAAGGCAAGAAGAAGACAGTGCTGTGAGACGTAGTTCCAGAATCACACGATATAAACTCGACACTAGGAAACAGTCGGTCCTTTATGACAGGCTCATCACAaa CACTGCAGAGGCTGTACTTCAGAAGATGGATGACATGCAGAAGATGCGTCGGAGACTGAGAAGCAGAGACAGTGAGGAGGAG AATTTGAGAATTTACTCTGGGACAAAAAGGAAGAGGATCACAAAACCTTCAGTAAGAGGACAAGAAGAGAGTTCAGACAACCAGGAGAATG AATATAGTGAtcaagaggaggaggaggaggaggaggaggatggagAAGGTGAGGAAGAGGAAAATGATGAGGGAGAcgaagaggatgaggatgaagacGAAGAAGACAATGGAAAGCGCTATGAGTTTAGACAAAGAAAAGCTGTTGTGCGTTACCAGGCGCCTCTTGATG agCCAAAAAAGCAGAGCATATTTTTTAAGCGCCACTCCACCCCAATTAGACGGAGATATACATTTAGTACCTCAAGTCCTAGGAGCCTATACAACAACAGGAGGGGCACCAG TTGTAGCAGAAATGAGGTTGATGG GAGAAGACATGCCATTCACAGCAGTGACTCCACCTCATCCTCTTCTTCCGATGAAGAGAAATTTGAGAGGCGGAGAAGTAAGAGTCGTAGCAGGTCAATAAACAG ATGCCTCCCTATGAATTTACGGAAGGAGGATTTGTTGGGAAACCACAAGGACAGGATTAAAATTGGCGCAAGTCTTGCAGATGTTGATCCAATGCAAATTGACCAAACG GTGCGCTTTGATAGCATTGGAGGTTTGGGCAAACACATCTCTGCACTGAAGGAGATGGTTGTGTTTCCTTTACTCTACCCTGAGGTCTTTGAGAAGTTTAAGATTCAGCCTCCAAG AGGCTGTCTGTTCTACGGCCCTCCCGGCACAGGAAAGACTTTAGTAGCTCGGGCCCTAGCAAACGAGTGCAGTCAAGGTGAGAGGAAGGTGTCGTTCTTCATGAGAAAAGGAGCAGACTGCCTCAGCAAATGGGTGGGCGAGTCTGAGAGACAGCTCCGTCTCCTGTTTGACCAGGTCGCCCAC ATGCGTCCATCAATcattttctttgatgaaattgATGGTATCGCACCTGTTCGCTCCAGCCGGCAAGACCAGATACACAG CTCCATCGTGTCCACTCTGTTGGCTCTCATGGATGGGCTAGACAGCCGTGGTGAGGTGGTTGTTATTGGAGCCACTAACCGTCTGGACTCCATCGATCCTGCACTCAGACGGCCCGGACGTTTTGACAGAGAGTTTCTCTTCAGCCTACCAGACAGAGAG GCTcgcaaagatattttgaagattcATACTAGGCAGTGGGAGCCGCAGCTGTCTGAGGTGTTTCTTGAAGAGTTGGCTGACAAGTGTGTTG GTTATTGTGGCGCAGACATCAAAGCTGTGTGTTCAGAAGcagctctgtgtgccctgcgtAGACGCTACCCCCAGATCTATACGTCCTCCCAGAAACTCCTTCTGGATGTGGAGTCCATCAGCGTGAGTGGCCGGGACTTCCTCTCTGCCATGAGGAAGATAGTTCCAGCTTCACAGAGGGCGGTGGCCTCTCCAGCTAAAGCACTCACATCTGTTATTGAACCCCTGCTAAGCTCTGCCCTCAATAACGCTATGGAGATGCTGCAGAGACTCTTTCCTCATGTAGAGCAGGGcctcaagaaaaaaagagatgctG agGGTGTGTCTGGCATCTTGGATGATATACTACATAGTGAAGATGAGGGGTCCTCTGTGTGCATTACTAATAAAGCCCAGAAGAACACTGGACCATCTGCATCTGCGCTTCATCTGAGCAG GAGTGCCCTTCAGCAGCCTACCTCATTCAGACCCAGACTGCTGCTCTGTGGGACATTAGGTTCTGGTCAGACCTCACACTTGGCTCCTGCTATTCTCCACACCCTGGAGAAGTTCACAGTTTATACACTTGACGTTGCTGTGTTGTACGGTGTCAGTTCAGCCACCCCAGAAGAGGCCTGTGCACAG GTTTTCTGTGAGGCGAGGAGAACCGTGCCCAGCATTCTGTATATTCCGCACATTCAGCGCTGGTGGGACACTGTGAGCTCCACATTAAAGGCCACATTCATCAGTCTTCTGCAGGACATCCCTTCATTCTGCCCCTGCCTTCTCCTTGCCACATGCAGCTTTCCTCACCACACGCTCTATCCTGAG GTTCAGGACCTTTTCCATGTTGAGTATGGAGAGGTGTTCCATGTTCCACTTCCATCTCGGGGAGAGAGGCTCCAATTTTTTGAGgatcttattttaaatcaagctTCTAAACCACCGGCATCTAAGAGAGATGCAG TCCTCCAGGCACTGGAGGTGTTACCAATGgcccctccaccacctccccGCCAGCTCTCTGAGCAAGAGATGCAGAAGCTAGAAGAACAGGAAGAGGACACACTTAGGGAACTCCGCCTCTTCCTGCGGGATGTCACCAATCGACTCGCTCAGGACAAACGCTTCAAGGCCTTTACAAAGCCTGTGGACACAGAGGAG GTTCCCGATTACACTACAGTCATCAAACAGCCTATGGACCTCTCCACAGTTCTCTCCAAAATTGATTTGCACAAGTACGAAACTGTAGCAGCTTACCTGCAGGATGTGGATCTGATCTGGCAGAATGCCCTCGAATACAACCCAGACAGAGACCCTTCAG aTCGGCTCATTAGACACCGTGCCTGCGCTCTCAAGGACACTGTGCATGCCATAATCAGAGATGAATTAGATGAGGACTTTGAAAAGATCTGCGTTGAGATCAAGGAGTCTCGCATCCGACGAG CCTTTCAGACCACACCGCAGCCGCCCGTCACTCCGAGCGCTGTGGCAACCAGGAAACTTGTGGGAGAGGAGGCGGGATTAAGCAGTTCTCAGGGTGATGGAGTGGACAAGCACTGCAGCA ATAACATAAAGCGCAAGTTGCGGCGGCGTCCTATTTGGGGACGGGGTATCATCAGGAAGAAAAAGATCTATAAAAAGGAGGAAGCGGAGGAAGATGATGAACcagaagaggaggagggagcAGACGACTCTGCTGCAATGGTGCAAGTTGACGCTTGTCTCACCCAGGACGAGTCATCCTGTGACGCCATGGAGCTCCATCCTGATAAACAACCACTCCAGGCCAACGGACACGTCCTCTCCACGGAGGAAGAGAATTCCTCTGAGCCAACGGCCACTCAGGACCCTCAGGGCGAGAAAGAGACCATGAAGGCTCTCTCGGAGGAGGCTTCCAGCAGTAAGGAGGCCGCAACAGTCCCTGCTCCTCAAGAGTGTTTGAATGGAAATGAATCTATGGACAGCGTGTACAGTGAGGCTCTTGATAAAGAAACCGAGGTAGACTCTATTAATAAAGATGCACTTGAAGAAGAGCATAAGGAGCCTTCTGCCTCAGAATGCAATGCGGAGGAGAATGTGACAGCAGTGGAAGGGACGGCATCTGATGGCGACCATGAAACAGAAG GGAGGAAAAAGTCAGACGAGATGGCCGTTGGACTTGAGGAGACAGTGGAACTTCCGCCACCTCCAGCTCTCGTGGTTGACCATCAGCGACTCAAG GCTCTGTTGGACAAGGTGGTTGTGAAAAGTGACGGCTTCAGTGTGGATCACCTGGAGAGAGTTTACTCGGTGCTCAGCCAGTGTATTTACCAGCACCGCAGAGACTATGACAAGACCCGTCTGATAGAGGttgagtga
- the rpz5 gene encoding LOW QUALITY PROTEIN: rapunzel 5 (The sequence of the model RefSeq protein was modified relative to this genomic sequence to represent the inferred CDS: inserted 8 bases in 4 codons; deleted 6 bases in 5 codons; substituted 6 bases at 6 genomic stop codons), with protein MNRVEEWVLENKEKIEKGVEIMGQGCEVLQPPXGQFHPILEAVFFGLGRAPRXPRGKEAKFLAEQFGKINPETXRYSDEIDRQRWVAAITTMNKQNFESRGEDNQSITRSFKTFVNAKPSSRRKKKEKFITQYXPGGFWLRDLNIDSLYNTAXLVRISLEIPCDWTTVLTTEQRSRRPVEXFCARLKKLFVMGITIAVMRSHRPERGSVRREYMVKKWQDAWKKXRTRMKAAVDGCIENFLXAKTDVERELLGVKASVDPEFHGIYAGYPCKKYYWVSWSVRVFNHSGIFFWNWLAGKSTIRSGGGGNFFDLLTPKQHQNHXLSFSTDPNPINKSQIVDQIETLKSXGDMRSKWLRRFGKML; from the exons ATGAATCGGGTGGAAGAATGGGTTTTGGAGAACAAG GAGAAGATCGAGAAAGGAGTG GAAATCATGGGACAAGGCTGCGAAGTTTTGCAGCCACC TGGACAGTTCCACCCCATCCTGGAGGCTGTGTTTTTTGGCCTCGGCAGAGCTCCTCGGTAACCCAGAGGCAAAGAGGCCAAGTTCCTTGCTGAGCAGTTCGGAAAGATCAACCCAGAAACTTGAAGGTATTCAGATGAAATCGACCGTCAGCGTTGGGTTGCAGCGATCACGACCATGAATAAGCAGAACTTTGAGTCACGAGGCGAAGATAATCAGTCAATCACGAGAAGTTTCAAGACTTTTGTCAATGCTAAGCCAAGTTCaaggaggaagaagaaggagaagttTATAACCCAGTA ACCAGGAGGCTTTTGGTTGCGTGATCTGAACATTGATTCCTTGTACAATACTGCTTAACTGGTGAGAATATCTCTGGAGATACCATGTGATTGGACCACAGTGTTGACCACAGAGCAAAGGAGCAGGAGACCAGTGGA GTTCTGTGCCAGACTGAAGAAGCTATTTGTCATG GGAATTACCATAGCGGTCATGAGGTCACACCGCCCTGAAAGAGGGAGCGTAAGGCGAGAATACATGGTGAAGAAATGGCAGGATGCATGGAAGAA TAGAACACGTATGAAAGCGGCTGTGGATGGCTGCATTGAGAATTTCCTGTAAGCCAAGACAGATGTGGAG CGAGAACTTCTGGGCGTCAAAGCCAGCGTTGACCCTGAGTTCCACGGGATTTATGCTGGATATCCTTGCAAGAAATATTACTGGGTTTCCTGGTCGGTCAGGGTCTTCAACCACAGTGGCATATTCTTCTGGAATTGGCTCGCT GGCAAAAGTACCATAAGAAGTGGTGGAGGTGGCAACTTTTTTGATCTTCTGACCCCCAAACAACATCAGAATCATTAATTGTCTTTCAGTACAGACCCGAACCCGATTAACAAGAGCCAGATTGTAGATCAGATAGAGACACTTAAAAGTTGAGGAGACATGCGATCCAAGTGGCTCAGGCGCTTTGGGAAGATGCTTTAA
- the LOC122360857 gene encoding LOW QUALITY PROTEIN: protein rapunzel (The sequence of the model RefSeq protein was modified relative to this genomic sequence to represent the inferred CDS: inserted 4 bases in 3 codons; deleted 3 bases in 2 codons; substituted 1 base at 1 genomic stop codon) gives MAENEILEDQEEKLKRGLVKVLECVAPSASAAAVVNPXFGVAGSLIGGAAPRVGDEDIQKLKREFGGVNRAIGEISQQNQNVLLLIRKETVGGLYCRXEENIRNQFSKFMDTVEIXSWHMNTRKKEFEMSFVVNQCDQNIHAVHGGVLARPSSSVSPSXGVYMKHCEVTSGVMKTLCTRLTCLFCIGLIALMSYAAIVGDDEEALRIEWEKMTGVARKMSRSVKVMSDSASCDLFLTSLFDLFMFYFTCHSNCCP, from the exons ATGGCTGAAAATGAGATCTTAGAAGACCAAGAGGAGAAGCTGAAGAGGGGTCTGGTGAAGGTTCTGGAATGCGTGGCC CCATCTGCGTCCGCAGCAGCGGTGGTCAATC TCTTCGGCGTGGCTGGATCTCTCATCGGTGGTGCTGCACCACGCGTGGGCGACGAGGACATCCAGAAACTCAAGCGCGAGTTCGGC GGCGTGAATCGGGCAATCGGCGAAATCTCACAGCAGAACCAGAACGTCTTGCTTCTGATCCGGAAGGAGACCGTGGGCGGCCTGTACTGTC GTGAAGAAAACATCCGTAATCAGTTCTCCAAATTCATGGACACAGTGGAAAT ATCGTGGCACATGAACACACGCAAGAAAGAGTTCGAGATGAGCTTTGTGGTCAATCAGTGTGACCAGAACATACACGCTGTGCACGGCGGGGTGTTGGCGAGACCAAGCTCTTCAGTCAGCCCATCCTGAGGCGTCTACATGAAGCACTGCGAGGTGACCAGCGGCGTCATGAAAACCCTCTGCACTCGACTCACGTGCCTGTTCTGCATCGGCCTCATTGCTCTGATGAGTTACGCTGCCATCGTCGGGGATGATGAAGAAGCTCTGCGCATCGAGTGGGAAAAAATGACAGGCGTGGCCAGAAAGATGTCAAGAAGTGTTAAAGTTATGAGTGATTCTGCCTCATGTGACCTTTTCCTAACGTCtctttttgacctttttatgTTCTACTTCACCTGTCATAGTAACTGCTGTCCGTAG